One segment of Macrotis lagotis isolate mMagLag1 chromosome 1, bilby.v1.9.chrom.fasta, whole genome shotgun sequence DNA contains the following:
- the CABP5 gene encoding calcium-binding protein 5: protein MQFPMGPACIFLRKGIAEKHRDRSLGPDEIEELREAFQEFDKDCDGFISCKDLGNLMRTMGYMPTEMELAELGQQIRMNLGGKVDFEDFVELMTPKLLEETAGMIGVQEMRDAFKEFDANGDGSITLVELRQAMQRLLGEQLSAREISEVVQEADVNGDGTVDFEEFVKMMSR, encoded by the exons ATGCAGTTCCCCATGGGACCAGCTTGCATCTTCCTGAGGAAAGGGATTGCGGAGAAGCACAGG GATCGTTCACTAGGACCAGATGAGATTGAAG AGCTTCGGGAAGCTTTCCAAGAATTTGACAAGGATTGCGATGGTTTCATCTCCTGCAAGGACTTGGGGAACTTGATGAGGACCATGGGTTACATGCCCACTGAGATGGAGCTGGCAGAACTGGGGCAGCAGATTCGAATGAACC TTGGTGGCAAGGTGGACTTTGAGGACTTTGTAGAGCTAATGACACCCAAGCTGCTGGAAGAGACAGCTGGGATGATTGGAGTACAAGAGATGCGTGATGCTTTCaaggag TTTGATGCCAATGGAGATGGCTCAATCACCTTGGTGGAACTTCGTCAAGCCATGCAAAGGCTGCTGGGGGAGCAACTCAGTGCCCGAGAGATCTCTGAAGTTGTGCAGGAGGCGGATGTCAATggagatggcacagtggattttGAAG AATTTGTGAAGATGATGTCCCGCTGA